A single region of the Anguilla rostrata isolate EN2019 chromosome 11, ASM1855537v3, whole genome shotgun sequence genome encodes:
- the LOC135234616 gene encoding ral GTPase-activating protein subunit beta-like isoform X8, with product MYSDWRSLHLAVLGDQGHLSVLHSYPPAVGREVANAVVRPLAAAPVSDGVLKTDKEVKWTMEVLCYGLTLPPDSETVKMCVDVYTDWMMALSSPRGPIPQPVAKEPNLYVQTILKHLYNLFLPRSEQYSPSHYRLCHHVLVAVQKLARESGSMARETWEVLLLFLLRISDTLLAPPTVGGGIAEKLAEKLVSVLLEVWLLACARCFPTPPYWKTAREMLANWRHHSPVVDQWSKVISALTSRLLRFTYGPSFPAFKVPDEDANLIPAEMDNDCVAQTWFRFLHMLSNPVDLSNPAIVSTTPKFQEQLLNVSGVPPEIIQHPCLKQLPQIFFRAMRGVSCLVDAFLGVSRLKSDSSPPTPVNRLSMTQPPATTATTPPPNRRHRPTVVSRNSSKGSTGNLSHPKASQQSSTSPLSSPSQASAEPRPPPAPSRPKVNSILNLFGQWLFDAALVHCKLSNGVNKDHSMTALASQAGVELRRNGSRMSSGSMVSNPLFDVNEFPDNYEAGRAEACGTLCRIFCSKKTGEEILPIYLSRFYMVLIQGLQTSDSVCLPVLASIILNSSALFCSDLKGINLVAPYFISALETILPDRELSRFKAYVNPIELRRSSISIVLSMLPLPHHFGNIKSEVLLEGSDDGLLQDKAFTFQSLKVRLIKVLIGALQAETDPHNTHMVLGAMLNIVQDSALLESIGPQNEMASVDSSYTSMRSHSRNSSGMSTASGGSSEATTPEAERMAQALHRDYDMAAGLLTQCIHLVTQKLSSQWRPDMSVSLAALELLSGLAKVKAGVDTANMNQAVGAVCAYIVHQCSRPAPHHSRDLHSMIVAAFQCLCVWLTEHSTMLGEKYCLMEVLEIVELGISGSKSKTGDQEVKHKGDKELNPASMRVKEAAEATLSCIMQVLGAFPTPSGPASPCSLLNEDTLIRCSRLSATGRSNFRYFVLDSSVILAMLEQPLGNEQNPCPSLTVLIRGTSGRHAWTMQLHHQPRAARASQKVFVPESRPSPKNDVGTHYNVKHMFFPEEAYNIPFVKADVSIPDLDDIVSPELGVQHERLQSMMEQQVEYESSLEQQRQDLWNSKTFPDPQVDCKPPSPAQEFQTARLFLSHLGFLSLEALKEPANRCLPPHLVALDSALPGFFEDIEYLDLLPCRPFDTVFIFYVRAGQRSYQEILKNVDSSANVQPHFLEFLLSLGWPVDVSKHPGWTGNMETSWSINGCGDGEAQQQAEDAVALEDSGGGVFNGEKRVLYYADALTEIAFVVPTFSDSSPDSSENSEPPVETDSQMDPAPVAPTQLNLTLDLVPSHSDNLMGPPQRSPSVKSKKLPSGKSVPPLGPETKVLVVWVESFDDIESFPLSDLLAETSTGLETALNNSASCRSLGAEKDVPVLFIQPLRTGLFRIRLQGVAGKLSTVIPLVDGMVVSRRVLGFLVRQTVINVCWRKRLECDSYSPPHVRRKHKIADIAGRYRNKQLEPEFYTALFQEVGGRSPDL from the exons ATGTACTCAGACTGGCGGTCCTTGCATCTGGCGGTTCTGGGCGACCAGGGGCACCTGAGCGTCCTGCACAGCTACCCCCCGGCGGTGGGGCGCGAAGTGGCCAACGCGGTGGTGCGCCCCCTGGCGGCGGCTCCCGTCTCCGACGGCGTCCTCAAAACCGACAAAGAG GTGAAATGGACGATGGAGGTGCTGTGCTACGGCCTGACTCTCCCCCCGGACAGCGAGACGGTGAAGATGTGCGTGGACGTGTACACGGACTGGATGATGGCCCTGAGCTCCCCCCGCGGCCCCATCCCCCAGCCCGTCGCCAAGGAGCCCAACCTGTACGTCCAGACCATCCTCAAGCACCTGTACAACCTCTTCCTGCCCAG GTCTGAGCAGTACAGCCCGAGTCACTATCGGCTGTGCCACCACGTGCTGGTGGCGGTGCAGAAGCTGGCGCGGGAGTCGGGCAGCATGGCGCGGGAGACCTGGGAGgtcctgctcctcttcctcctgcgcATCAGCGACACgctgctggccccgcccaccgtgGGAG GTGGCATCGCGGAGAAGCTGGCGGAGAAGCTGGTGAGCGTGCTCCTGGAGGTGTGGCTCCTGGCCTGCGCTCGCTGTTTCCCCACCCCGCCGTACTGGAAAACCGCCAGGGAGATGCTGGCTAACTGGAGGCACCACTCCCCCGTGGTGGACCAGTGGAGCAAGGTCATCTCCGCCCTCACTTCCAG gCTTCTGCGGTTCACCTACGGTCCCTCGTTTCCTGCGTTCAAAGTTCCGGACGAGGACGCCAACCTGATCCCGGCTGAGATGGACAACGACTGCGTGGCCCAGACGTGGTTCCGCTTCCTGCACATGCTGAG CAATCCGGTGGACCTGAGCAACCCGGCCATCGTCAGCACCACGCCCAAGTTCCAGGAGCAGCTTCTGAACGTGAGCGGGGTCCCCCCGGAGATCATCCAGCACCCCTGCCTCAAGCAGCTCCCCCAGATCTTCTTCAGGGCCATGCGGGGGGTCAGCTGCCTGGTGGACGCCTTTTTAG GGGTCTCACGGCTCAAGTCGGACAGTTCCCCGCCCACACCCGTCAACAGACTGAGCATGACCCAGCCCCCTGCCACCACGGCGACCACGCCCCCGCCCAACCGCAGACACAGGCCCACCGTGGTCAGCAGAAACTCCAGCAAGGGCTCCACG GGAAACCTCTCCCACCCTAAAGCCTCGCAGCAGAGCTCCACCTCTCCGCTGTCCAGCCCCAGCCAGGCCAGcgcggagccccgccccccgcccgccccttcCAGGCCGAAGGTCAACAGCATCCTCAACCTCTTCGGGCAGTGGCTGTTCGACGCCGCGCTGGTGCACTGCAAGCTCTCCAACGGCGTCAACAAGGACCACAGCATGACCG ccctggCCTCCCAGGCGGGCGTGGAGCTCCGGCGGAATGGGTCCCGCATGTCCTCGGGCTCCATGGTCTCCAACCCCCTGTTCGACGTCAACGAGTTCCCCGACAACTACGAGGCGGGCCGGGCCGAGGCCTGCGGCACGCTCTGCAGGATATTCTGCAGCAAGAAGACCGGCGAGGAGATCCTGCCCATCTACCTGTCCAG gtTCTACATGGTTCTGATCCAGGGCCTTCAGACCTCGGACTcggtctgcctgcctgtcctgGCCAGCATCATCCTCAACTCCTCCGCCCTCTTCTGCTCGGACCTGAAGGGCATCAACCTGGTGGCCCCCTACTTCATCTCCGCCTTGGAAACCATCCTGCCGGACAG GGAACTGTCCAGGTTCAAAGCCTACGTCAACCCCATTGAACTGAGGCGGTCCTCCATCAGTATCGTGCTGTCTATGCTGCCTCTCCCACACCATTTTGGCAACATCAAATCTGAG GTCCTTTTGGAGGGAAGCGACGACGGGCTCCTCCAGGACAAGGCCTTCACCTTCCAGTCCCTCAAAGTGCGGCTCATCAAAGTCCTGATCGGGGCCCTCCAGGCCGAGACCGACCCTCACAACACGCATATGGTCCTGG GTGCGATGCTGAACATTGTCCAGGATTCGGCCCTGTTAGAATCGATAGGGCCGCAGAATGAAATG GCCAGTGTGGACAGCAGCTACACTTCCATGAGGAGTCACAGCCGCAACAGCAGCGGTATGAGCACGGCTAGCGGGGGCAGCTCTGAGGCCACCACCCCGGAGGCAGAGCGCATGGCACAGGCCCTCCACCGAGACTACG ACATGGCCGCCGGCTTGCTCACCCAGTGCATCCACCTGGTGACCCAGAAGCTGTCGTCCCAGTGGCGGCCCGACATGAGCGTGTCCCTGGCCGCCCTGGAGCTGCTCTCCGGCCTGGCCAAG gtGAAGGCAGGGGTCGACACAGCGAACATGAACCAGGCGGTGGGCGCGGTGTGCGCCTACATCGTGCACCAGTgcagccgccccgccccccaccactcGCGGGACCTCCACTCCATGATAGTGGCGGCCTTCCAGTGCCTGTGCGTGTGGCTAACGGAGCATTCGACCATGCTGGGGGAGAAG TACTGCCTAATGGAAGTCCTGGAGATCGTGGAGCTGGGAATATCGGGGAGCAAATCCAAGACCGGCGACCAGGAAGTGAAGCACAAAGGGGACAAGGAGCTTAACCCCGCCTCCATGAGGGTGAAGGAGGCGGCAGAGGCCACTCTGTCCTG CATCATGCAGGTGCTGGGGGCGTTCCCGACGCCCagcggccccgcctccccctgcaGCCTGCTGAACGAGGACACGCTGATCCGCTGCTCCAGGCTGTCCGCCACCGGCCGCAGCAACTTCCGCTACTTCGTCCTGGACAGCTCGGTCATCCTGGCCATGCTGGAGCAGCCCCTGGGGAACGAGCAGA ACCCCTGCCCGTCCCTGACCGTGCTGATCCGCGGGACGTCCGGCAGGCACGCCTGGACCATGCAGCTGCACCACCAGCCCAGAGCGGCGCGGGCCAGCCAGAAG gtgtttgttccTGAGAGCCGGCCGTCCCCTAAGAATGACGTGGGAACCCACTACaatgtgaaacacatgttctTCCCTGAGGAAGCGTATAACATTCCCTTTGTGAAAGCAGACGTGAGCATCCCAGACCTGGACGACATTGTCAGCCCGGAG CTGGGGGTCCAGCATGAGCGGCTGCAGAGCATGatggagcagcaggtggagtACGAGTCCTCTCTGGAGCAGCAGCGCCAGGACCTGTGGAACAGCAAGACCTTCCCGGACCCTCAGGTCGACTgcaagcccccctcccccgcccaggAGTTCCAGACAGCCCGGCTCTTCCTCTCCCACCTCGGCTTCCTCTCCCTCGAGGCCTTGAAG GAACCCGCCAACAGATGTCTGCCTCCTCACCTGGTCGCGCTGGACTCGGCCCTGCCGGGCTTTTTCGAGGACATCGAGTACCTGGACCTGCTTCCCTGCCGCCCCTTTGACACGGTGTTTATCTTCTATGTGAGGGCGGGGCAGAGGAGCTATCAAGAG ATCTTGAAGAACGTGGACTCTTCGGCCAACGTTCAGCCCCACTTCCTGGAGTTCCTGCTGTCCCTGGGCTGGCCGGTGGACGTGAGCAAACACCCCGGCTGGACGGGGAACATGGAGACCAGCTGGTCCATCAACGGCTGCGGGGACGGAGAGGCCCAGCAACAGG CAGAGGACGCTGTAGCGCTGGAAGACAGCGGAGGGGGCGTGTTCAACGGGGAGAAGAGAGTGCTGTACTACGCGGACGCCCTGACGGAAATCGCCTTTGTGGTCCCGACCTTCAGCGACTCCTCCC CTGATTCGTCAGAAAACAGCGAGCCCCCCGTGGAGACGGACTCCCAGATGGACCCAGCGCCCGTTGCGCCCACACAGCTGAACCTGACGCTGGACCTCGTCCCCAGCCATTCCGACAACCTGATGGGACCCCCGCAGCGG AGCCCCTCGGTGAAGTCTAAGAAGCTTCCCTCAGGAAAATCGGTACCACCTCTGGGCCCGGAGACAAAAGTTCTGGTGGTTTGGGTGGAGAGCTTCGATGACATCG AGAGTTTCCCCCTCTCAGATCTCCTGGCAGAGACCAGCACGGGGTTGGAGACGGCCCTGAAcaacagcgcctcctgcag GTCCCTGGGAGCGGAGAAGGACGTGCCGGTCCTGTTCATCCAGCCCCTGCGGACGGGCCTGTTCCGGATCCGGCTGCAGGGCGTGGCGGGGAAGCTGAGCACGGTGATCCCGCTGGTGGACGGGATGGTGGTCAGCAGGAGAGTGCTGG
- the LOC135234616 gene encoding ral GTPase-activating protein subunit beta-like isoform X10 yields the protein MYSDWRSLHLAVLGDQGHLSVLHSYPPAVGREVANAVVRPLAAAPVSDGVLKTDKEVKWTMEVLCYGLTLPPDSETVKMCVDVYTDWMMALSSPRGPIPQPVAKEPNLYVQTILKHLYNLFLPRSEQYSPSHYRLCHHVLVAVQKLARESGSMARETWEVLLLFLLRISDTLLAPPTVGGGIAEKLAEKLVSVLLEVWLLACARCFPTPPYWKTAREMLANWRHHSPVVDQWSKVISALTSRLLRFTYGPSFPAFKVPDEDANLIPAEMDNDCVAQTWFRFLHMLSNPVDLSNPAIVSTTPKFQEQLLNVSGVPPEIIQHPCLKQLPQIFFRAMRGVSCLVDAFLGVSRLKSDSSPPTPVNRLSMTQPPATTATTPPPNRRHRPTVVSRNSSKGSTGNLSHPKASQQSSTSPLSSPSQASAEPRPPPAPSRPKVNSILNLFGQWLFDAALVHCKLSNGVNKDHSMTATFIQILLSYKSSLASQAGVELRRNGSRMSSGSMVSNPLFDVNEFPDNYEAGRAEACGTLCRIFCSKKTGEEILPIYLSRFYMVLIQGLQTSDSVCLPVLASIILNSSALFCSDLKGINLVAPYFISALETILPDRELSRFKAYVNPIELRRSSISIVLSMLPLPHHFGNIKSEVLLEGSDDGLLQDKAFTFQSLKVRLIKVLIGALQAETDPHNTHMVLGAMLNIVQDSALLESIGPQNEMASVDSSYTSMRSHSRNSSGMSTASGGSSEATTPEAERMAQALHRDYDMAAGLLTQCIHLVTQKLSSQWRPDMSVSLAALELLSGLAKVKAGVDTANMNQAVGAVCAYIVHQCSRPAPHHSRDLHSMIVAAFQCLCVWLTEHSTMLGEKYCLMEVLEIVELGISGSKSKTGDQEVKHKGDKELNPASMRVKEAAEATLSCIMQVLGAFPTPSGPASPCSLLNEDTLIRCSRLSATGRSNFRYFVLDSSVILAMLEQPLGNEQNPCPSLTVLIRGTSGRHAWTMQLHHQPRAARASQKVFVPESRPSPKNDVGTHYNVKHMFFPEEAYNIPFVKADVSIPDLDDIVSPELGVQHERLQSMMEQQVEYESSLEQQRQDLWNSKTFPDPQVDCKPPSPAQEFQTARLFLSHLGFLSLEALKEPANRCLPPHLVALDSALPGFFEDIEYLDLLPCRPFDTVFIFYVRAGQRSYQEILKNVDSSANVQPHFLEFLLSLGWPVDVSKHPGWTGNMETSWSINGCGDGEAQQQAEDAVALEDSGGGVFNGEKRVLYYADALTEIAFVVPTFSDSSPDSSENSEPPVETDSQMDPAPVAPTQLNLTLDLVPSHSDNLMGPPQRSPSVKSKKLPSGKSVPPLGPETKVLVVWVESFDDIESFPLSDLLAETSTGLETALNNSASCRSLGAEKDVPVLFIQPLRTGLFRIRLQGVAGKLSTVIPLVDGMVVSRRVLGFLVRQTVINVCWRKRLECDSYSPPHVRRKHKIADIAGRYRNKQLEPEFYTALFQEVGGRSPDL from the exons ATGTACTCAGACTGGCGGTCCTTGCATCTGGCGGTTCTGGGCGACCAGGGGCACCTGAGCGTCCTGCACAGCTACCCCCCGGCGGTGGGGCGCGAAGTGGCCAACGCGGTGGTGCGCCCCCTGGCGGCGGCTCCCGTCTCCGACGGCGTCCTCAAAACCGACAAAGAG GTGAAATGGACGATGGAGGTGCTGTGCTACGGCCTGACTCTCCCCCCGGACAGCGAGACGGTGAAGATGTGCGTGGACGTGTACACGGACTGGATGATGGCCCTGAGCTCCCCCCGCGGCCCCATCCCCCAGCCCGTCGCCAAGGAGCCCAACCTGTACGTCCAGACCATCCTCAAGCACCTGTACAACCTCTTCCTGCCCAG GTCTGAGCAGTACAGCCCGAGTCACTATCGGCTGTGCCACCACGTGCTGGTGGCGGTGCAGAAGCTGGCGCGGGAGTCGGGCAGCATGGCGCGGGAGACCTGGGAGgtcctgctcctcttcctcctgcgcATCAGCGACACgctgctggccccgcccaccgtgGGAG GTGGCATCGCGGAGAAGCTGGCGGAGAAGCTGGTGAGCGTGCTCCTGGAGGTGTGGCTCCTGGCCTGCGCTCGCTGTTTCCCCACCCCGCCGTACTGGAAAACCGCCAGGGAGATGCTGGCTAACTGGAGGCACCACTCCCCCGTGGTGGACCAGTGGAGCAAGGTCATCTCCGCCCTCACTTCCAG gCTTCTGCGGTTCACCTACGGTCCCTCGTTTCCTGCGTTCAAAGTTCCGGACGAGGACGCCAACCTGATCCCGGCTGAGATGGACAACGACTGCGTGGCCCAGACGTGGTTCCGCTTCCTGCACATGCTGAG CAATCCGGTGGACCTGAGCAACCCGGCCATCGTCAGCACCACGCCCAAGTTCCAGGAGCAGCTTCTGAACGTGAGCGGGGTCCCCCCGGAGATCATCCAGCACCCCTGCCTCAAGCAGCTCCCCCAGATCTTCTTCAGGGCCATGCGGGGGGTCAGCTGCCTGGTGGACGCCTTTTTAG GGGTCTCACGGCTCAAGTCGGACAGTTCCCCGCCCACACCCGTCAACAGACTGAGCATGACCCAGCCCCCTGCCACCACGGCGACCACGCCCCCGCCCAACCGCAGACACAGGCCCACCGTGGTCAGCAGAAACTCCAGCAAGGGCTCCACG GGAAACCTCTCCCACCCTAAAGCCTCGCAGCAGAGCTCCACCTCTCCGCTGTCCAGCCCCAGCCAGGCCAGcgcggagccccgccccccgcccgccccttcCAGGCCGAAGGTCAACAGCATCCTCAACCTCTTCGGGCAGTGGCTGTTCGACGCCGCGCTGGTGCACTGCAAGCTCTCCAACGGCGTCAACAAGGACCACAGCATGACCG CAACTTTTATCCAAATTCTTCTTTCTTATAAATCTT ccctggCCTCCCAGGCGGGCGTGGAGCTCCGGCGGAATGGGTCCCGCATGTCCTCGGGCTCCATGGTCTCCAACCCCCTGTTCGACGTCAACGAGTTCCCCGACAACTACGAGGCGGGCCGGGCCGAGGCCTGCGGCACGCTCTGCAGGATATTCTGCAGCAAGAAGACCGGCGAGGAGATCCTGCCCATCTACCTGTCCAG gtTCTACATGGTTCTGATCCAGGGCCTTCAGACCTCGGACTcggtctgcctgcctgtcctgGCCAGCATCATCCTCAACTCCTCCGCCCTCTTCTGCTCGGACCTGAAGGGCATCAACCTGGTGGCCCCCTACTTCATCTCCGCCTTGGAAACCATCCTGCCGGACAG GGAACTGTCCAGGTTCAAAGCCTACGTCAACCCCATTGAACTGAGGCGGTCCTCCATCAGTATCGTGCTGTCTATGCTGCCTCTCCCACACCATTTTGGCAACATCAAATCTGAG GTCCTTTTGGAGGGAAGCGACGACGGGCTCCTCCAGGACAAGGCCTTCACCTTCCAGTCCCTCAAAGTGCGGCTCATCAAAGTCCTGATCGGGGCCCTCCAGGCCGAGACCGACCCTCACAACACGCATATGGTCCTGG GTGCGATGCTGAACATTGTCCAGGATTCGGCCCTGTTAGAATCGATAGGGCCGCAGAATGAAATG GCCAGTGTGGACAGCAGCTACACTTCCATGAGGAGTCACAGCCGCAACAGCAGCGGTATGAGCACGGCTAGCGGGGGCAGCTCTGAGGCCACCACCCCGGAGGCAGAGCGCATGGCACAGGCCCTCCACCGAGACTACG ACATGGCCGCCGGCTTGCTCACCCAGTGCATCCACCTGGTGACCCAGAAGCTGTCGTCCCAGTGGCGGCCCGACATGAGCGTGTCCCTGGCCGCCCTGGAGCTGCTCTCCGGCCTGGCCAAG gtGAAGGCAGGGGTCGACACAGCGAACATGAACCAGGCGGTGGGCGCGGTGTGCGCCTACATCGTGCACCAGTgcagccgccccgccccccaccactcGCGGGACCTCCACTCCATGATAGTGGCGGCCTTCCAGTGCCTGTGCGTGTGGCTAACGGAGCATTCGACCATGCTGGGGGAGAAG TACTGCCTAATGGAAGTCCTGGAGATCGTGGAGCTGGGAATATCGGGGAGCAAATCCAAGACCGGCGACCAGGAAGTGAAGCACAAAGGGGACAAGGAGCTTAACCCCGCCTCCATGAGGGTGAAGGAGGCGGCAGAGGCCACTCTGTCCTG CATCATGCAGGTGCTGGGGGCGTTCCCGACGCCCagcggccccgcctccccctgcaGCCTGCTGAACGAGGACACGCTGATCCGCTGCTCCAGGCTGTCCGCCACCGGCCGCAGCAACTTCCGCTACTTCGTCCTGGACAGCTCGGTCATCCTGGCCATGCTGGAGCAGCCCCTGGGGAACGAGCAGA ACCCCTGCCCGTCCCTGACCGTGCTGATCCGCGGGACGTCCGGCAGGCACGCCTGGACCATGCAGCTGCACCACCAGCCCAGAGCGGCGCGGGCCAGCCAGAAG gtgtttgttccTGAGAGCCGGCCGTCCCCTAAGAATGACGTGGGAACCCACTACaatgtgaaacacatgttctTCCCTGAGGAAGCGTATAACATTCCCTTTGTGAAAGCAGACGTGAGCATCCCAGACCTGGACGACATTGTCAGCCCGGAG CTGGGGGTCCAGCATGAGCGGCTGCAGAGCATGatggagcagcaggtggagtACGAGTCCTCTCTGGAGCAGCAGCGCCAGGACCTGTGGAACAGCAAGACCTTCCCGGACCCTCAGGTCGACTgcaagcccccctcccccgcccaggAGTTCCAGACAGCCCGGCTCTTCCTCTCCCACCTCGGCTTCCTCTCCCTCGAGGCCTTGAAG GAACCCGCCAACAGATGTCTGCCTCCTCACCTGGTCGCGCTGGACTCGGCCCTGCCGGGCTTTTTCGAGGACATCGAGTACCTGGACCTGCTTCCCTGCCGCCCCTTTGACACGGTGTTTATCTTCTATGTGAGGGCGGGGCAGAGGAGCTATCAAGAG ATCTTGAAGAACGTGGACTCTTCGGCCAACGTTCAGCCCCACTTCCTGGAGTTCCTGCTGTCCCTGGGCTGGCCGGTGGACGTGAGCAAACACCCCGGCTGGACGGGGAACATGGAGACCAGCTGGTCCATCAACGGCTGCGGGGACGGAGAGGCCCAGCAACAGG CAGAGGACGCTGTAGCGCTGGAAGACAGCGGAGGGGGCGTGTTCAACGGGGAGAAGAGAGTGCTGTACTACGCGGACGCCCTGACGGAAATCGCCTTTGTGGTCCCGACCTTCAGCGACTCCTCCC CTGATTCGTCAGAAAACAGCGAGCCCCCCGTGGAGACGGACTCCCAGATGGACCCAGCGCCCGTTGCGCCCACACAGCTGAACCTGACGCTGGACCTCGTCCCCAGCCATTCCGACAACCTGATGGGACCCCCGCAGCGG AGCCCCTCGGTGAAGTCTAAGAAGCTTCCCTCAGGAAAATCGGTACCACCTCTGGGCCCGGAGACAAAAGTTCTGGTGGTTTGGGTGGAGAGCTTCGATGACATCG AGAGTTTCCCCCTCTCAGATCTCCTGGCAGAGACCAGCACGGGGTTGGAGACGGCCCTGAAcaacagcgcctcctgcag GTCCCTGGGAGCGGAGAAGGACGTGCCGGTCCTGTTCATCCAGCCCCTGCGGACGGGCCTGTTCCGGATCCGGCTGCAGGGCGTGGCGGGGAAGCTGAGCACGGTGATCCCGCTGGTGGACGGGATGGTGGTCAGCAGGAGAGTGCTGG